The Kitasatospora sp. NBC_00374 genome has a segment encoding these proteins:
- a CDS encoding homoserine dehydrogenase has translation MMRTRPLKVALLGCGVVGSEVARIMTTTADDLAARIGAPVELVGIAVRRTGRARPGVPEHLLTTDAEALVTRGDIDVVIEVVGGIEPSKHLILSAIGKGASVVSANKALLAKDGAELHEAAAKAGVDLYYEAAVAGAIPLIRPLRESLAGDKVNRVLGIVNGTTNFILDKMDTTGAGYSEALEEATALGYAEADPTADVEGFDAAAKAAILAGIAFHTKVTAADVYREGLTEVTAADIASAKQMGCVVKLLAICERAADGESVTARVHPAMIPLSHPLASVREAYNAVFVEAEAAGRLMFYGPGAGGAPTASAVLGDLVAVCRNRLNGATGPGDSVYTRLPAKPMDEVVTRYHVSLDVDDRAGVLAQVASTFAEHGVSIDTVRQQGRDGDASLVVVTHRATDAALSATVDKLRALDSVRDVASIMRVEGE, from the coding sequence ATGATGCGTACGCGCCCGCTGAAGGTGGCGTTGCTGGGCTGTGGTGTGGTGGGCTCCGAGGTGGCGCGCATCATGACGACGACGGCCGACGACCTCGCCGCGCGGATCGGCGCGCCCGTGGAGCTCGTGGGCATCGCCGTCCGCCGGACCGGCCGGGCCCGCCCGGGCGTGCCGGAGCACCTGCTCACCACCGATGCCGAGGCCCTGGTCACCCGGGGTGACATCGACGTGGTGATCGAGGTGGTGGGCGGCATCGAGCCGTCCAAGCACCTCATCCTCTCGGCCATCGGCAAGGGCGCCTCGGTGGTGTCCGCCAACAAGGCGCTGCTCGCCAAGGACGGCGCCGAACTGCACGAGGCGGCCGCCAAGGCCGGCGTGGACCTCTACTACGAGGCCGCCGTGGCCGGTGCCATCCCGTTGATCCGCCCGCTGCGCGAGTCGCTCGCCGGTGACAAGGTCAACCGGGTGCTGGGCATCGTCAACGGCACCACCAACTTCATCCTCGACAAGATGGACACCACCGGCGCCGGGTACTCCGAGGCGCTGGAGGAGGCCACCGCGCTGGGCTACGCCGAGGCGGACCCGACGGCCGACGTCGAGGGCTTCGACGCCGCCGCGAAGGCGGCGATCCTGGCCGGTATCGCCTTCCACACCAAGGTCACCGCCGCGGACGTCTACCGCGAGGGCCTGACCGAGGTCACCGCCGCCGACATCGCCTCGGCGAAGCAGATGGGCTGCGTGGTGAAACTGCTGGCGATCTGCGAGCGGGCCGCCGACGGTGAGTCCGTGACCGCCCGGGTGCACCCCGCGATGATCCCGCTCAGCCACCCGCTGGCCTCGGTCCGCGAGGCGTACAACGCGGTGTTCGTGGAGGCCGAGGCGGCCGGCCGGCTGATGTTCTACGGCCCGGGCGCCGGCGGTGCGCCGACCGCGTCCGCCGTCCTCGGCGACCTGGTCGCGGTCTGCCGCAACCGGCTGAACGGCGCCACCGGCCCGGGCGACTCGGTGTACACCCGGCTGCCGGCCAAGCCGATGGACGAGGTCGTCACCCGGTACCACGTCAGCCTGGACGTGGACGACCGCGCGGGCGTACTCGCCCAGGTGGCGTCCACCTTCGCCGAGCACGGGGTGTCCATCGACACCGTCCGCCAACAGGGCCGCGACGGCGACGCCTCGCTCGTGGTGGTCACCCACCGCGCCACCGACGCCGCGCTGTCGGCGACGGTCGACAAGCTGCGCGCGCTGGACAGCGTGCGCGACGTGGCCAGCATCATGCGGGTTGAAGGGGAGTAG